The DNA region AGGGAACAAATTGGCCACTTCACAGTCAAGTTCAAGTGACGGCAGATCACGAGATGAAGTACTCAATGTGAGTGAGAGTGCCAAGGCCCCTGGCTCATTGCCGTCACGGCAGAGATAGGCCCAGATCGACCGACTCGAGGCTTGGCTTCAAGGGTACCTAGCACAGAAAAGAGGCTCGTGAGCACATTGAGATTTCTCCAGCCATCCCTGTTGTTACAGATTGAACAGGTCGTGCCTTGCCTTGTCAGTCGACATCCACAAGACACATCCAGATGGTTTCCTTTCTTGGGTGACTGGCCGACCCACGGAGCATGTTGATTGGACCATTTTCCACCTTTAGGGGTCTTAATTTCATTTCCCCCAGACTTTCCGGAACAACGGTCTCACCCTCCGACGGAATGgatctcctcgtcggccttgatgcAACCTCGGAGCCTCAGCCTCCGGGCCCGAACTCGGTCTAGAGCGGGTCCAATCGGGTCATGAGTTCTCTGTTCTGAGGTTTTTGAGTAATTTCATTATAGTTTTTTTCAATAATGGCTACCTAACTCACCAAGACTCGGACATTGCCACTCCGAGCCATTGTTGTCAGTCGATTTCCAGTCTCCTTTCGGGCTCAGGACCTCCGGGGGTCTTCCCTCCTCAAGTTCAATGGAGAAATCCTTCCGGAACAACTCACGGCTGACGGGCCGTATCAATGTGATCAAGAATTCAAGAGAAATTGAATGGAACGGTAGAGTGGGAAGAAGGGCTTGGCCAGAGGGTCTCACGATGGTGTCCTATTTCGCCAACAGCCTTGCTGGAGGAAATGGTTTGCCTCTTGGCGAATATAAGAGCAGCCTGTTTCTCCTTTCATGATGATATCCTCAGCTCAGCACACTCTTAGCTCAGCACACTCACTCAAAGTCTTTGCCAACAGGAACTGAACACCATGCGCTATCTCCTCTCCCTGAGTGGCCTCACTGGCCTCGCTCTGGCCCAGAACGGAGCCTGGCAGCAATGTGGAGGCCAAAACTGGAGCGGCTCTACCACTTGCATCTCTGGTTACACTTGCAGCTTTATTAACGACTATTACAGCCAGTGTGTGCCAGGCTCTAACCCCAACCCGCCTTCTACTACTCTCTCTACCGTCACTCAGCCAAGCTCTTCtcccaccaacaaccccaacccAGGAACGGGCAAGTTCGTCTGGGTTGGTACCAATGAGGCTGGTGGTGAGTTTGGAGAGAATAATCTGCCAGGCACTTTGGGCAAGGATTATACCTTTCCAGACACTGCCGCGATCGACGTAAGTCTTGCCACTGAGGATGTATTGCAGTACGCATACTAACATGGCTCATGAGACTCTGATCGGTCAAGGATACAACACCTTCCGTGTGcagctcaagatggagaggcTGACGAGCACCTTGACTGGTAGCCACAATCAGGCTTACCTTGATGGCTACAGCAAGGTCATCAACCACATCACCCAGAAGGGTGCCTATGCTGTCCTAGATCCTCACAACTATGGCCGCTTCTTTGGCAACGTCATTACCGACACTTCAGCTTTCCAGACCTGGTGGAAGAACCTTGCCGCCGTCTTCAAAAACAACGACCGCGTCATTTTTGACACCAACAACGAGTACCACAGCATGGACCAGACTCTTgttctcaagctcaaccagGCTGCTATTGACGGTATCCGATCCACCGGTGCCAAACAGTACATCTTTGTTGAAGGCAACCAGTGGTCTGGTGCTTGGTCCTGGCCCGATGTCAACGACAACATGAAGGCTCTCACCGACCCCGAGGGCAAGATTGTCTACCAGATGCACCAGTACTTGGACTCTGACAGCTCTGGCACTTCTGAGGCCTGTGTTTCCTCCACCATTGGCGCTGAACGGGTCAAGGCAGCCACAGCCTGGCTCAAGAAGAATGGCAAGGTCGGTATTCTCGGTGAGTTTGCCGGTGGAGCAAACAGCCAGTGCAAGGCAGCCGTCCAGGGTATGCTCGACTATCTTGAGGACAACAGCGATGTCTGGAAGGGAGTTCTTTGGTGGGCGGCTGGTCCTTGGTGGGGTACCTACATGTACAGCTTTGAACCTCCAAGTGGAACTGGCTACCAGTACTACAACTCTCTTCTGAAGACCTACGTCTAAAAGCTAGGAGAGTGGGCTGTTCTGGGGGTAGCTTTTGATGCAGTCGTCTGATATTGTCAACCAGAGGCGACACTGCAGGATGAAAGATGCAGGTAGACAGATTGACTAGGAATAAACAAAGATTGAAGGACTTCGGTTACCAGATAAAGCTCCTATGTTGCGAATAACTCTTGGCGATCGATGgactcgtcatcatcacccgaTAAGCCACCATCAAACAGAGCTCTTGACAAGGGCTTCTCTTTGCAACTATGTGTTTGTGCTTAAGTGACGTGTGGTGTGGGGCGGGGcgtcagcatcgtcaagcGCGAATGTTGTACCCTAATTTGTCTTGCTGACGCTGGTGTTAGCTTTGCGAGGGGGGGGATGCTGGGCTGGAGTCTCGTGTCTGGATGACAACGTCATGGAGATGAGAATGAAAAGGCCTGAATGAAGGGGCCTGTGTGTTTAAAACGGACATCCCAGACAGATATTGACCTCTTTCATCGAGACAgcaagatgagatggcgTCGACCTTGAAACAACCGCACAATGAGCTAACTGAAATCGTCGTAGTTGACGCTGGGTCCTTAACCGAGGGTGCCAATCGCCATTCCTGCTTTGCAATCCCAAAGCTGCCTCGGACTTTTCAGCACTAAAATCTCACCTTACATGATGAACCCCTGCAACAGTGTGTGTGTCCTAGTTTCGTGGCAGCTCAGCGCTAAGCAAATGGCCTGGGATAAATATCTGCCAGACCCGATAGACTTGGGCTAATCTTGATCTTTTGTTTCTTCCTCGTGCTAGACTCGACGAGTCATCTCTGGTTCACAGTGACCGTGGGACACTCTGTCTGAAGCCATGGCACAGAACGTGACGACAGCCTCAAAtggcttcctctccttcGTGGCAGAGGACGTTAAGCAGTCACCCGCAAGGTACTTGACTGGGTTGGCGTTGCTTTTGTCCGTCATCTTTCTACAGAAGCTCTCATCTCCTAGTCTTGATGAGAGGGAGCCCCCCTTGCTCAAGCCTGGTATTCCTGTCATAGGCCATCTTGTTGGGATGATGAAGCACCATGGTGGCTACTTCCAGATTCTATTGTAAGTCAAGAGAGAATACTCCGAGTCGTTGTTGAGAGGCAAGCGGACTTGAGCTGATGGGCCAAATTTAGTGACAAGACCCGCGCTCGGATTGGCACCTTGCCTATCCTTGGCGGAAAGCTGTACATCATCTTTGAGCCGTCCATGGTCCAGTCAGCCTACAGAAACAAGAACCTGGCATTTGAGCCGTTTGCCGTTGAGTTTGCTCAGAGAGAGCTCGCCATTTCAAACGAGGCAGCCAGAATCGTCCGAGAAACCAATCTCGTGCCTGATTTCTTCTCCGTCATCACCAAGTCAATGGCGGGAGAGTACACACATCGGATGAACGCCAATGCTCTAAAATATGTATCAATGGAGCTTGAGGCCCTAGGCAGCAGCGAGCCCTTGAAGATTCCAAACATGTATCTCTGGGTGCGAGATATGATGACCATTGCCACGACGGAGGCCTTGTATGGGCCTGACAACCCCATCAAGGGCAACCCCGGCTTGATGGAAGACCTCTGGTAAGTATCAACACTGAGATACTACCCAATGGCCACTGAAGCTTGGGTTGCGCTGACCATCGTCCAGGACTTTCGAGGCTGGCTTGACTGGAATCTTGCTCAACGTTTTCCCAAGCATCACGGCACGAGCTGCCCACTACGCAAGGGCCAGACTACAAGCTGCTTTAAGAAAATACTACGGCGCAATGAAGGACCAACACGAGGATGCAGCTCAGATTGTCAAGGGTCGAGCGACAGTGCTTCGCAGCTATGGTATCGGCGCCGAAGTCGGTAACTTTGAGCTTGCTTTGCTTCATGTGTCGACAGCCAACACTATCCCTACGCTCTTTTGGTTCATGGCACAAATCTACGCTCGACCTGAACTTGTCTCTCGCCTGAGAGAAGAGGTGGTGCCTGCGGCACAATACGGGGATGACAACGAGGTTACTATCGACATCACTACCCTCGACCAAAAGTGTCCACTACTTGTCAGCTGTTACCGTGAAGCCATCCGTCTATCTAACCAGACTGTGGGTAACCGCAGAGTTATGGAGGacaccaccatctccgaCGGAAAGGGTAGTTCAtacctcctcaagaagggtcTCAACGTGCAAATGTCAGCCCAGGTTCTCCACACATTGCATAGTGTCTGGGGCAACGACGTGATGGAGTTTGATCCTGAGAGATTCATTGAAAAGGGCGGAAAGGAGAACCTCCAGTCTGATCGGGCAAAGAGGACGTCGTTTGCTCCTTTTGGCGGTGGACGTCATCTGTGCCCTGGGCGTAACTTTGCCTTTGCTGAGAACCTTGGGTTGATGACTTGTCTACTCCTTGGATTTGATGTTTCACCTCTAGACCAAGACTACACAGCATTCAAGGTCCCCGCCATGAAGGCGTGTGTTTTCTCTGAAGCCGCAGGCAAGCCGGAAAAGGAAGGCGAAGGGTTTGGGGTCCAGAttcagaagaaggagggttGGGAGAAGATCAAGTGGCGATTTGTGTCTTAAAAGTGCTGACAGGAGAATTATATGCAAACGATTCACTATTGGTAGGTAGGTAAGACGATTGCCTCGGTGATAGACCGTCAATTCACAGGATGAAACGGAGTAGCATCGTTCCCTTCATTCAAAACCTGCAGCTAAATGCTACTATGAGCCTGGGCCTCAATCTAGTCGATTCTCGGGTGACACTTTATGCAGGTTAGTAGCAGCTTGCAAGAAGCCTCGGGTTGTCAGTTGGCAGGAAGTTGTACGTATGAGTGTTTTCATTAGCCCTTTGAAGGATCTCTGTTGTACAATTTCTCTGTGCTGAGTATATTGGAACTTGTAGAAAACATGTTCCACTTCAGGCAAACTCCATCTCGTGGCGCTTTCTTTCATCCCAAGCCTCGCCGAACATTATGCCATGAACATAACAGTCTCCTAATATCTTCCAATGCTTTCCATATCTACGTACCACGAATGGTGTTTTGCCTCCCTTCAGAAGCGCAATCTCATCCCCAACTCTACAAGTCTCAGggaccaaggc from Fusarium keratoplasticum isolate Fu6.1 chromosome 12, whole genome shotgun sequence includes:
- a CDS encoding CBM1 domain-containing protein, translating into MRYLLSLSGLTGLALAQNGAWQQCGGQNWSGSTTCISGYTCSFINDYYSQCVPGSNPNPPSTTLSTVTQPSSSPTNNPNPGTGKFVWVGTNEAGGEFGENNLPGTLGKDYTFPDTAAIDTLIGQGYNTFRVQLKMERLTSTLTGSHNQAYLDGYSKVINHITQKGAYAVLDPHNYGRFFGNVITDTSAFQTWWKNLAAVFKNNDRVIFDTNNEYHSMDQTLVLKLNQAAIDGIRSTGAKQYIFVEGNQWSGAWSWPDVNDNMKALTDPEGKIVYQMHQYLDSDSSGTSEACVSSTIGAERVKAATAWLKKNGKVGILGEFAGGANSQCKAAVQGMLDYLEDNSDVWKGVLWWAAGPWWGTYMYSFEPPSGTGYQYYNSLLKTYV